One region of Miscanthus floridulus cultivar M001 chromosome 19, ASM1932011v1, whole genome shotgun sequence genomic DNA includes:
- the LOC136525832 gene encoding uncharacterized protein: protein MVVVVAAFHHRRVLPLMAQRRRLFKIKPGEPIEGIRMSSSTLSDEEIVRRVGETVEAKLRGSNLTPIAMRPSREFLSLGMRDVRASPPPVPEDARRRAINWAHADVQKKRKDTEAAKCTKKILAREELDKRRRQQRKDSLPLEESPSSSLSTEALDGDDEVEVVPGALASSPALLGGEGEADPGSAIARSRAEADTPRARALGKHAVSPVGSTAMVEQGSVEATQPPPQRTDGAPGPFEDRPVPMDTEATPLPPPPPLLSRVAVAKRLPPRSSRKRPVDELPLAPLKALKVSPGSSAHWVAEAQAAIQPGVASARADPKEPATQGGAAEATLTQMGEGVLPPYEGEAHESDGARVPLVAEAPGVSEAKATEAGAPKTTETAVGAVGVSTTTEATMAEVGAPETVEAMIAEAGAPEITKADMTAARPSIQEVEKKAAEASVVPLELETWPIGKLVFLRRERGIWDQLQWQKGLLADANELLSAWSAEVEDLRLHCADAKVEAATAQK, encoded by the exons atggttgtggtcgtggctgccttccaccaccggagggtactgccgctgatggctcagcggcggcggctgttcaagATAAAGccaggtgagcccattgagggcatccggatgtcctcctccaccctttccgacgaggaaattgttCGTCGGGttggggagacggtagaggcgaagctaagGGGCAGCAACCTAacccccatcgcgatgcgaccgtcgcgggagttcctttcgctg gggatgagggacgtgcgcgccTCTCCACCGCCCGTCCCCGAGGatgcgaggcggcgggcgatcaactggGCGCACGCCGATGTGCAGAAAAAGAGGAAGGACACCGAAGCGGCGAagtgcacgaagaagatcctcgcgcgtgaggagctggacaagcgccgccgtcaacaacggaAGGACAGTCttccgttggaggaatccccgtcgtcgtcactgtcgacggaggccttggacggggatgacgagg tggaggtggtgcccggggcattggcaagcagcccagcactcctgggaggagaaggagaagcggacccggggtcaGCGATTGCCCGctccagggccgaggccgacacgcctagggcgcgggcgttgggcaaacacgccgtcagcccggtgggctcgacggcgatggtggaacaagggtcggtggaggcgacgcaaccgcccccgcagaggaccgacggGGCGCCGGGGCCCTTTGAGGACCGGCCGGTGCCGATGGAcacggaggcgacgcctctgccgccgccaccacctttgCTGTCGAGGgtcgccgtggcgaagcggttgccgcctcGTTCGAG tcggaagcggcctgtggacgagcttcccttggcgccccttaaggcgctcaaggtgagccccggctcctccgcgcactgggtggcggaggcacaagccgctatacaACCCGGtgtggcgtcggcgagggccgacccgaaggagccagccacccaaggaggggctgccgaggcgacccTGACACAGATGGGGGAGGGAGTGCTCCCACCCTacgagggcgaggctcacgagtcggatggggccagggtgcccttggttgccgaggcccccggggtctccgaggctaAGGCAACGGAGGCTGGGGCGCCCAAGACCACAGAGACCGCAGTGGGCGCGGTCGGTGTTTctacgaccaccgaggccacgatggcagaggtcggagcccccgagaccgtcgaggccatgattgcagaggccggagcccccgagatcaccaaggccgacatGACGGCGGCTAGGCCATCTATCCAGGAGGTGGAgaagaaggcggcggaggcctcggtggtgcccttg gagctcgagacctggcCCATTGGGAAGTtggtctttctccggcgggagaggggcatctgggaccagcttcagtggcagaagggccttcttgccgacgcCAATGAGCTCCTGTCGGCATGGAGCgcagaggtagaggacctccgccttcattgtgctgacgcgaaggtcgaggcggccacggcccagaagtag